The window AAGTGAGATTTTGTTGTTACTTAATAGAACTTAATAGATTGTTTTACAACATATACCATGACAATTTAAAAGGAGTATAGTATAAACTGGAGTACAATGTGGGTAGAGATGTGAAGGGTTGAACAACTAGTAGTTACAACATTACTATTTACCAACCTTAATACCTACTTGAGATACTAGGAATGTGACTTGATTTGGATTGTTTGGTGAAGTTATAATAGACACTGTTTTTTTCATTATCATTTATTATGATTTCACTCGATTGAATTTGTACCATTTCAGATGAAAATGTCTTTGGTAGAAAAACGGTTCACAGTCACTGCTTACACTAGACATCAAGAAGACAAGAAGAAATGATACAAATTGATATCAAAATGACTGGCTCCACAGCCTCCTCTTCCTCTTCATATATCTAACCTTTTGTAACATTGTTAAAGTAACTACTTTCATTGTCCTTTGAGAGTGAAACTTGGTCTAGCTTTGTAACTTTCAGTATCATAGTTTGGTCACCTCTTAGCTTATGAAGAAGTATTGAACAGTTACCTCACAAAAATAATGTCATAATGGTACTTGTAAATGCCTATCACGTCCATTAACATCCATGAATCCTGAACCCGAATTTCTTCTCTTAACTCTATAACTTTTACCTCTTTTGCCTTTCCCTTTCCGACCAGAAAACAACACTGATGCAACTGTCAAGAAGACCAAGCCACAGAATGCCCAGAAAGCAATAACCCAGAACCTGACAGAACTAAACATCCCATCTGTCTCGGTAGGTTCTGAATGTTCCCCAGACTGATTCTTTTGATCATGGTTGCTCTCTACAACAGAACTTACATTCATCTTCCCAAATTTCCTCGATACTACAAGTTCTTCTTGTGCATCTGAGTTTGAATTGGACAGGGAATTAGGGTCAGGACACTTCCGCCTCTCATGATGCAGCCTTAATGCTTCATTTAGTGTCTTGATGCATTCTATGCTAAGAAGATCCCTCTGCAGTATGTTATTGTCCGTCTGGTCAAGTGTTGAAGGGTCTGGTGGGTCTGGAAACTGAGCCCAGCACCTATTAACCACATCAGTATTCCTCCACTTTGCCTTGTCAAAACTCCAATTTCCAACTTTGAATTCCAAACCGTAGTGGAAAACTCTGTAGTTTACACCAGGTGAAGGAGCATATCCTGGGTATATCAGTATCTCACTGCTTATGCGATGCCTTAATTTCATCTGCATATAAAAAGAAGAGGGAAAGAATCACTATCACTAGCAAAAAAGCACTGCCCACAAAGCATATAATGGAAATTGGAAACCCAAGGCACACAAAGTTGCAAGATGCATACAGACTATATAGAGTATAAAAAATTTACCTCTGCTGCACCAAATGAGTAACCATACATCTCACTTATCCAACCAGATGAAAATATATCTCCAGTAATATTTGTGGCATAATGAGCTCTGTCTGCCCGAACTTCCTCGGTTTTATGCAACCATAGTAAAGCAAATTGACGAAGATCATCTATATGCATGATGATGACACCCCCGACCTTGTCACAGGCTTCCGGATGGCGAGTATGAAGCTTTGCGAGTACATTGTCACAGCCAATAAGATAGCTGCATATGCAGAGATTATGAACATAAGTCCTCGTATTGATTATGATCAAGAAAGTTTCACTCCAAAACACACAAAAAGACTTGCACACAAAATAGAGCAAGAACTGCAGCCAAAAGCAGAATTACATTCATGTCTTAGAAATAGCAAACATCAGTCTTACTCATAGGGAGTTGAAACTGGCTGGCCACGTGCTGCTTTGAATTCCCATGGTGTAATTGGGCCTCTCAAAATCATATCAGCATCAAGAATCACTATGTACTCTGCATCAGTATCCACATGATTCAGCCAATGAAGGACTGCAGCTGGTTTGTTAATTGCTGGATACCTGATAGAAAGCAAAAGATTCGCTTTACCACTGGGTTGAAATAAATCTATCTATTTATGCAACTCCACAGATATATTTCATAGATTAACGAAGAATCCACCCCAAGCCCCCTCCCATCACTGAAATAAAAAATACACACACACACACACACACACATGAATTTTCCTGGAAGAGATACTTCAAGAAAGTCCACCTGAATATGTGACAGACATCAAAGAGTTAACAAAAGATACTTCAAAAATGCCTTGGAAAGATTTGGACGGTAAAGCAACTGACAAATGATAAATAAAACTACAGTAGCCAGGCAAGTAAGGTATACGATCAGTTTTCAAGCATATCAGTTAATGCTAAGATGAAAATTGGAAAACTTTGCCAAAACCAATAAGAATAGCACAGTGCTGAACCCCACATCTTTGGAGAAGGAAAGAGGATATTAGATAAATAGAATTACCAATCGCCCGTTAATGGATGTCGGCTCATGGAAGGAACATAATGTGTTGGGGCCAGATCATGGCCAGCATATTGCTTTAGGTCTTCATCAGTACAACTGAGTAATCGCGTGATATTTCCAGGCTGTCCACTGAGGTGAAAACTGTGGACAAGTCCAACAGTCTGCCAATCAAAGTAAGGGGTGCATTCTGTGGAAAATAAAGTATGGATTTTTGGATATGGCTCCGCAGGTTCGTCTACAACCTGCTGTACCTTCCCCTCAATTCCTAAAGTGGCAGCAGTCAGCTGTTTTGGTTGAGTCAGCTCAGCAAAAGTTTTGCTTTTCAGAAAGCTAATGTATCTTGACCACTTTGGCTTAGGGCAACCATTTGCTGCATGTTGAAGTAAAAGTCCCTCATTCAAAGTGTTGACACACTCTAGATTCAAAAGGAGACCCCGCCTTTTATATGCATCTGGTTCCATCAGTTTAACCTGGAAATAAAGACAAAATGTTAATCTTACCCAGTTGAATGGAATCCTCTATGTACATGATTTTTGAGATTTCTTAGATCAAAAACCTCAGGTTGTTTGGTTGAGCCTCAATTCACATGTATATTATAAAATGACTCGTAGTGCATAAATATACCAAAATGAACTCTCCATACAACTAATTGGGGGCTATCTAACGGGTGCGTATGATGACATCTTAGCAAAGAGATTGATTGATGCGAACATACCTCATGAAAGAAACGTGCAGGCTTCTTGTAATCAAAGAAAGTTTCCAATACTAAAGGGAATGATTAATTGTCTATTGGATTCAGAAGTTCAGAACACATACCTCTTTTGGATAAGGAGGTTCAGGAAAGAGACGGCCGCAATCATAAACAATTCCATCTTCATGGTGATCTAATTTACTAAAGGACCAATTTCCCACGCTAAATGGCAAGCCATAGTGAAGAAGAATAGGCACAACACCCTCTTGTGGAATATATCCTGGATAGATCATCAAGTTATCATTTATTTTGTGCCGGAGACCAACCTAAAAAAGCAGGTAACCATACCAATTAAAAACAAGCACCAAGAAAAAAAGTTCCATGATTATCAGTGTGAGGTGGCCTTGTAAATTTGTGATAAATCCTATAGTTATTAGGAAACCAAAGAAAATGCTTAAAAGAGATTAATCTAAGAAAATTACCTCTGCTGCACCAAAAGAGTATCCATACATTTCACTGATCCATCCGCTTGAATAAATGTCACCAGTTATATTAGTTCCCCAGTGAGCTCTATCTTCTCGCACCTCTTCTGTTTTTGAAAGCCACATAGGTGCCAATGCTCGAAGATCATCTATATGCATTGCTAAGAGCCCACCAACTTTATCACAAAATTCTGGGTGCTTTGTATGCAATTGAGCCAGAATATTATTGCATCCAATTAAATACCTGAAGGAAAAATGAATATACAATGATAGCCACAATTCAATTTACTGCTTATAAAAGACTTGGGACAAAAGTTCAGAAAACATAATTCAATTGGCAGAAAAGAAATCTCTCCACTAATGTATTTGACAAGGTTTTGTAGAGTTCATGCAAGTGATTGACCAACAAAAAGTTCAGTATGCTCGAGGCATTGGCTACATAGAAAATTTCCAGGACATTCATAATCATATTTGTCTTTAATGTTGAAATCTGGTTGCTCATCTTTGGTGTGATATGATTTAGAAGAAAGGACAAAATAAGTAAATACCCGTAGTATGCTGCCACAGCGTAGCCTTTCTCGGCACCAAGTTCCCAAGGAACAATCGGCCCCCGTATGATCATGTCTGCATCCAGTATCACAACCCAATCAACATTCTTAGCTTCTTCACTATACTTAAGCCAGTGCACAACTCCAGCAGGTTTGTTAATGGCAGGGTACCTGCAAAGTGAACCAAACACATTGAGTTACTTCTTTACCTTTTCCACATTAGGGGAAAACGTTAACTATCTACAATGTTATTAACCCATAACTGAACAAAAGCATTCTTGGAACCAACATAATATCACTTCTCACACCGCAATATTTGTCCTGTACGTGATCACTCATAGTAACAAAACACCTCCCTAAACCCCTTTACCCACTTAAAGGCTTTAATTCGCTTTTCTTATGCCAGCTACACTAATCTCCAATGTAACAAAAAAAAAACCATCATGTTAATCAAAGCAAACATGAAGCTTTAAACATTGGCAACCTCAACTTCAAAAAGCAAGGAACAGCTTAAAGTAGTTGACTTTACACACTCAATTCTCTATCTGATTCTTCATAGTAATACAACACCTTAAACAACACA of the Fragaria vesca subsp. vesca linkage group LG6, FraVesHawaii_1.0, whole genome shotgun sequence genome contains:
- the LOC101294199 gene encoding uncharacterized protein LOC101294199 — protein: MMGGVDFALWVVLLLGLCVNGGSEMAPGRRVHTLFSVECQDYFDWQTVGLMHSFKKAKQPGPITRLLSCTKEERKKYKGMHLAPTFEVPSMSRHPKTGDWYPAINKPAGVVHWLKYSEEAKNVDWVVILDADMIIRGPIVPWELGAEKGYAVAAYYGYLIGCNNILAQLHTKHPEFCDKVGGLLAMHIDDLRALAPMWLSKTEEVREDRAHWGTNITGDIYSSGWISEMYGYSFGAAEVGLRHKINDNLMIYPGYIPQEGVVPILLHYGLPFSVGNWSFSKLDHHEDGIVYDCGRLFPEPPYPKEVKLMEPDAYKRRGLLLNLECVNTLNEGLLLQHAANGCPKPKWSRYISFLKSKTFAELTQPKQLTAATLGIEGKVQQVVDEPAEPYPKIHTLFSTECTPYFDWQTVGLVHSFHLSGQPGNITRLLSCTDEDLKQYAGHDLAPTHYVPSMSRHPLTGDWYPAINKPAAVLHWLNHVDTDAEYIVILDADMILRGPITPWEFKAARGQPVSTPYDYLIGCDNVLAKLHTRHPEACDKVGGVIIMHIDDLRQFALLWLHKTEEVRADRAHYATNITGDIFSSGWISEMYGYSFGAAEMKLRHRISSEILIYPGYAPSPGVNYRVFHYGLEFKVGNWSFDKAKWRNTDVVNRCWAQFPDPPDPSTLDQTDNNILQRDLLSIECIKTLNEALRLHHERRKCPDPNSLSNSNSDAQEELVVSRKFGKMNVSSVVESNHDQKNQSGEHSEPTETDGMFSSVRFWVIAFWAFCGLVFLTVASVLFSGRKGKGKRGKSYRVKRRNSGSGFMDVNGRDRHLQVPL